One segment of Amycolatopsis alba DSM 44262 DNA contains the following:
- a CDS encoding nucleotide disphospho-sugar-binding domain-containing protein, with amino-acid sequence MRVLLTAWAWPSHLYALVPMAWALRSAGHEVLLASQPAAEALVTGTGLPGATVGTDVAAADMVRRYVLPSAKDTDVPWGGAARGGNGPRAMEMFLAHAESMTGGLLELAGRWRPDLVVYEPTALAGPICAAAAGVPAIRHLYGTDLMLRARTVLPSALAPLAERHGVTGFDPFGACTIDPAPASLQLPSDHRRLPVRYLPFNGPGPLPAPPPRDRRPTVCVSWGHTMAKLHPRLFLAGRIVEVLRKLDVHVVLACSSAQLDLLGPVPDDVSLYVDAPLDGLLAHCDLLVSHGGAASILTALSNGVPMLLVPQLPDHTAHAGRVLAKGAGEVLTRDEATEEAVAAQVGRLLFEPGFRAAALALQEEMRAQPSPAAVVAELERVASAPAI; translated from the coding sequence ATGCGCGTACTTCTGACCGCTTGGGCCTGGCCTTCCCATCTGTACGCGCTGGTACCGATGGCGTGGGCGTTGCGTTCGGCGGGCCACGAGGTACTGCTGGCCAGCCAGCCCGCCGCCGAGGCACTGGTGACCGGGACCGGACTGCCGGGTGCGACCGTAGGGACCGACGTGGCCGCGGCCGACATGGTCCGCCGCTACGTCCTTCCCTCTGCAAAGGACACCGACGTCCCGTGGGGAGGCGCGGCGCGCGGCGGGAACGGGCCGCGGGCGATGGAGATGTTCCTCGCCCACGCGGAGTCCATGACCGGCGGGCTGCTGGAGCTGGCCGGGCGGTGGCGACCGGATCTCGTGGTGTACGAACCGACCGCGCTGGCCGGGCCGATCTGCGCGGCGGCGGCGGGCGTGCCCGCGATCCGCCACCTCTACGGCACCGATCTGATGCTGCGCGCCCGCACCGTCCTGCCCTCGGCGCTGGCGCCGCTGGCGGAACGGCACGGTGTCACCGGATTCGACCCCTTCGGGGCGTGCACCATCGACCCGGCCCCGGCTTCACTGCAACTGCCGTCGGACCATCGGCGCCTCCCGGTCCGGTACCTCCCGTTCAACGGCCCCGGCCCGCTCCCGGCCCCGCCGCCGCGCGATCGGCGGCCGACGGTGTGCGTCAGCTGGGGGCACACGATGGCGAAGCTGCACCCCCGGCTCTTCCTCGCGGGCCGGATCGTCGAAGTACTGCGGAAGCTGGACGTGCACGTCGTACTGGCGTGCTCGTCGGCACAGCTCGACCTGCTCGGCCCGGTGCCGGACGATGTCTCGCTGTACGTCGACGCGCCGCTGGACGGCCTGCTCGCGCACTGCGACCTGCTCGTTTCGCACGGCGGGGCGGCGAGCATCCTCACCGCGCTGTCGAACGGTGTCCCGATGCTGCTCGTACCGCAGCTGCCGGATCACACCGCGCACGCGGGCCGCGTGCTGGCGAAGGGGGCGGGCGAGGTGCTCACCCGCGACGAAGCGACCGAAGAGGCCGTCGCGGCCCAGGTCGGGCGTCTGCTTTTTGAGCCGGGCTTCCGGGCCGCGGCGCTGGCACTGCAAGAGGAGATGCGCGCCCAGCCGTCACCGGCCGCGGTGGTCGCCGAACTGGAGCGGGTGGCTTCGGCCCCCGCGATCTGA
- a CDS encoding AfsR/SARP family transcriptional regulator: MRISVLGPLEVVHLNAIITPTAAKLRQVLALLALHSGRVVRNEQILEELWEDNPPVSVTTTMQTYIYQLRKLLRLQRTGLPTSEEYDTRPLPSLQTSPGGYSLNYEPECLDAYRFEQLVNQGRLECSAGRWTDAAATLTHAGLLWRGPALADVNVGPVLHAEILRLDEFRRNALELRLEADLRLGRHHELIGELARLVGQEPTNESLQSKLIIALHRAGRRAEALRVYQQLRTALNQELGLDPSEELQRLHRAVLDADGSLDLPLDDEVRRVTLVEPQCQLPPRRNNLLSRDEPRSVALAALCAGEASGPATIVVTGPPASGKSAFAVDVAHSVRHHYPDGQLYARLIDDDGNPLDKNEILGHFLRALDNQHPDLPSGTHDRMLRFRSLTSDRRLLTVFEDVTNLDQLAGLTPSGDGCAVIVISRRRLAPSPSATVIELSPLDLEQSGVMLAGCLGRDKEGTPAADSELLRLCDGLPGALATVANRLKVRPHWTPARAVRWIKAELARDGGATSDPLGLRAGVWQSYLCLTPPGRAAFRIVTEAAAGTVSTAELAARLSAPEYIAETILDELAELCLVTIQEDDSSTCHCLPCIRAVGHQLIEEHTRLSEMLTEGTFDIPAQESFRLQYAQRAL; encoded by the coding sequence GTGAGAATCAGTGTGCTCGGTCCGTTGGAAGTCGTCCACCTCAACGCCATTATCACCCCGACAGCGGCAAAACTGCGCCAGGTGCTCGCCCTGCTCGCACTGCATTCCGGCCGGGTGGTGCGCAACGAACAGATCCTGGAAGAGCTCTGGGAGGACAACCCTCCGGTCAGCGTCACGACCACCATGCAGACTTACATCTACCAGCTGCGCAAGCTGCTCCGCCTCCAGCGCACCGGGCTGCCGACGTCGGAGGAATACGACACCAGGCCGCTGCCCAGTCTGCAGACCTCGCCGGGCGGGTACAGCCTCAACTACGAACCCGAATGCCTTGACGCGTACCGCTTCGAACAGCTGGTGAACCAAGGACGGCTGGAATGTTCGGCGGGCCGCTGGACCGATGCCGCCGCCACCCTCACCCACGCCGGCCTGCTGTGGCGCGGCCCTGCGCTGGCGGACGTCAACGTGGGACCGGTGCTGCACGCCGAGATCCTGCGGCTGGACGAATTCCGCCGCAACGCGCTGGAACTCCGGCTGGAGGCGGATCTCCGGCTCGGGCGGCATCACGAACTGATCGGCGAACTCGCCAGACTGGTCGGCCAGGAGCCGACCAACGAGAGCCTGCAATCGAAACTGATCATCGCGCTGCACCGGGCGGGACGGCGGGCGGAGGCCCTCCGCGTCTACCAGCAACTGCGCACCGCCTTGAATCAGGAACTCGGACTCGACCCGTCGGAGGAACTGCAGCGGCTGCACCGTGCCGTGCTCGACGCCGACGGTTCGCTGGACCTGCCGCTGGACGACGAGGTGCGTCGGGTGACGCTCGTCGAGCCGCAGTGCCAGCTGCCGCCGAGACGCAACAATCTCCTGAGCCGGGACGAACCGCGATCGGTGGCACTGGCCGCGTTGTGCGCCGGTGAAGCGAGCGGCCCCGCGACGATCGTGGTGACCGGACCGCCCGCTTCGGGCAAATCCGCCTTCGCCGTCGATGTCGCGCATTCGGTGCGCCATCACTACCCCGATGGCCAGCTCTACGCCCGGCTCATCGACGACGACGGCAATCCTTTGGACAAGAACGAAATCCTCGGTCATTTCCTCCGCGCGCTCGACAATCAGCACCCCGATCTGCCCTCCGGCACCCACGACCGGATGCTCCGCTTCCGCTCGCTCACGTCGGACCGGCGGTTGCTGACCGTCTTCGAGGACGTGACGAATCTGGACCAGCTCGCCGGGCTGACGCCGTCCGGGGACGGCTGCGCGGTGATCGTGATCAGCAGGCGACGGCTCGCCCCGTCGCCTTCGGCCACGGTGATCGAGCTGTCGCCGCTGGACCTCGAGCAAAGCGGGGTGATGCTCGCCGGCTGTCTCGGCCGCGACAAGGAAGGCACGCCCGCGGCCGACAGCGAATTGCTGCGGTTGTGCGACGGGCTGCCCGGTGCGCTGGCGACCGTGGCGAACCGGCTGAAAGTACGTCCACATTGGACACCCGCCCGAGCCGTCCGCTGGATCAAGGCGGAACTGGCGAGGGACGGTGGCGCCACCAGCGATCCGCTCGGCCTTCGAGCCGGGGTCTGGCAGAGCTATCTGTGCCTGACGCCGCCGGGCAGGGCCGCGTTCCGGATAGTGACCGAAGCCGCGGCGGGCACGGTGTCCACCGCCGAACTCGCGGCCCGCCTCTCCGCCCCGGAGTACATCGCGGAGACGATCCTCGACGAACTCGCCGAGCTGTGCCTGGTGACCATCCAGGAGGACGACTCGAGCACTTGCCATTGCCTGCCTTGCATCCGCGCCGTGGGGCACCAGCTCATCGAGGAGCACACCCGGCTTTCCGAGATGCTCACCGAGGGCACGTTCGACATCCCGGCACAGGAGTCCTTCCGGCTTCAATACGCGCAGCGAGCCCTCTGA
- a CDS encoding FAD-dependent oxidoreductase yields the protein MSSGRHGPRVVIIGGGVGGLILAQGLHAAGLPVTVHERDESPRVRTQGYRLRISPDGERAMRECLPPRVLELLLATSNERHGHGLLAFDEQLHPQWAPEFDDPRGPGPDKIDAVDRVTLRRVLLAGLGDVVRFGRRLTRVEEDADGVTAHFASGESATGDVLVAADGANSVVRNQLCPAERPRDLGVRTVFARLPMEGVHRAGLPEGLRGAFSYVIGSDGHHLGLMPMVFREPPSRAAARLWPGLDLPPGEDYYMAVLNVHRDELAMPDPEFFALDGRALAGFAAVRMRDWHPGLRGLFGLGDPRDTFAVSLRADLPVRPWGTDRIVALGDAAHTMPPSGGVGANSAAWDAALLTRLFRQVADGGTTLPAAFGRYREAVTEHATEAVSLSLKIAQWSIRKIDIEAPAAGFEKSANHSR from the coding sequence ATGTCCTCAGGACGTCACGGGCCACGGGTGGTCATCATCGGCGGAGGCGTCGGCGGGCTGATCCTGGCGCAGGGCCTGCACGCGGCGGGCTTGCCCGTCACGGTGCACGAACGCGACGAGTCGCCGCGGGTACGGACCCAGGGCTACCGGCTGCGGATCAGCCCGGACGGCGAGCGGGCGATGCGCGAATGCCTGCCGCCGCGGGTGCTCGAACTGCTGCTGGCCACCTCGAACGAACGCCACGGGCACGGCCTGCTGGCCTTCGACGAGCAGTTGCACCCGCAGTGGGCACCGGAGTTCGACGATCCGCGGGGCCCTGGGCCGGACAAGATCGACGCCGTCGATCGGGTCACCCTGCGGCGGGTCCTGCTCGCCGGGCTCGGCGACGTGGTGCGGTTCGGCCGTCGGCTCACCAGGGTCGAGGAGGACGCGGACGGCGTCACCGCCCACTTCGCTTCCGGTGAATCCGCGACCGGGGACGTCCTCGTCGCGGCGGACGGGGCGAACTCGGTGGTCCGGAACCAGCTTTGCCCGGCGGAGCGCCCCAGGGACCTGGGCGTGCGGACGGTCTTCGCCCGTCTGCCGATGGAGGGGGTGCACCGGGCGGGTCTGCCCGAAGGGCTTCGCGGCGCGTTCAGCTATGTGATCGGCTCCGACGGGCACCACCTCGGCCTGATGCCGATGGTCTTCCGTGAGCCGCCGTCACGGGCGGCGGCCCGGCTCTGGCCGGGGCTGGACCTGCCGCCGGGCGAGGACTACTACATGGCTGTGCTCAACGTGCATCGCGACGAACTGGCGATGCCGGACCCGGAGTTCTTCGCGCTGGACGGCCGGGCGCTGGCGGGCTTCGCCGCCGTCCGGATGCGTGACTGGCACCCCGGCCTGCGCGGCCTGTTCGGCCTCGGCGACCCCAGGGACACCTTCGCGGTCTCGCTGCGGGCAGACCTTCCGGTCCGCCCCTGGGGCACGGACCGGATCGTGGCGCTCGGCGACGCGGCGCACACGATGCCGCCGTCCGGCGGTGTCGGGGCGAACAGCGCCGCCTGGGACGCGGCCTTGCTCACCCGGTTGTTCCGTCAGGTCGCCGACGGCGGCACCACCCTGCCCGCCGCGTTCGGCCGGTATCGCGAGGCCGTGACCGAGCACGCGACCGAGGCCGTTTCGCTGTCGCTCAAAATCGCTCAATGGTCCATTCGCAAGATCGACATCGAGGCGCCCGCCGCAGGCTTCGAGAAGTCCGCGAATCATTCCCGATGA
- a CDS encoding antibiotic biosynthesis monooxygenase family protein → MPGKVRVLLFHRTADGEGLRAAYRRTSEELSGTPGLLGNELLGSVHDSAEFIVISDWADQEAFDAWETGASHRDSTAPLRPYRDMALARPFGVYRVLDGFGEPC, encoded by the coding sequence ATGCCGGGCAAGGTGCGGGTCCTGCTGTTCCACCGCACCGCCGACGGCGAGGGCCTGCGGGCCGCCTATCGCCGGACCAGTGAGGAGCTGAGCGGGACCCCCGGACTGCTCGGCAACGAACTGCTCGGCTCGGTGCACGACAGCGCCGAATTCATCGTCATCAGCGACTGGGCCGACCAGGAAGCCTTCGACGCCTGGGAAACCGGCGCGTCCCACCGGGACAGCACCGCGCCGCTGCGGCCGTACCGGGACATGGCGCTGGCCCGCCCGTTCGGCGTCTACCGGGTGCTCGACGGCTTCGGCGAGCCGTGTTGA
- a CDS encoding antibiotic biosynthesis monooxygenase family protein — protein MATDTVFRVMLRMLIKPGMGPDFERVWSEVGDSVVTHPANLGQWLSRSDEEDPENGGSVYYIVSDWVSEPAFREFETSDRHLTHRQKLHPYRSGGSMVTMRVVAHLPGGG, from the coding sequence ATGGCCACCGACACGGTCTTCCGGGTGATGTTGCGGATGCTGATCAAACCGGGCATGGGGCCCGACTTCGAGCGGGTCTGGTCGGAGGTCGGCGACTCGGTGGTCACCCATCCGGCGAATCTCGGCCAATGGCTGTCGCGCTCGGACGAAGAAGACCCCGAGAACGGCGGCAGCGTCTACTACATCGTCAGCGACTGGGTGAGCGAACCGGCGTTCCGCGAGTTCGAGACGAGCGACCGGCACCTGACCCACCGGCAGAAGCTCCACCCGTACCGCTCCGGCGGCTCGATGGTCACCATGCGGGTGGTCGCCCACCTCCCTGGTGGCGGCTGA
- a CDS encoding SDR family NAD(P)-dependent oxidoreductase: protein MDLGLRGKKALVTGGSRGVGRGIALEYARHGMDVITCHRTDSEASASLQRELEEIGGKHHVVRADLTDAGEIDRLFEVVRSQYGTLDVVVNNAGAISHIPYAELPLDEWHRVLATNLTAVHLVTQRAIELLDAGGSVISIGSKSIDAGIPLRAHYTATKAALQGLSRSLAKEFGGRGVRFNVLALGVIATEAMDALPEETRETMVRRYSEKTALRRLGTPAEVAGAALWLASDLARYVTGSVLSVDGGIS, encoded by the coding sequence ATGGATCTTGGGCTGAGGGGCAAGAAGGCGCTCGTGACCGGTGGGAGCCGGGGTGTCGGCCGCGGCATCGCGCTCGAATACGCCCGGCACGGCATGGACGTCATCACCTGCCACCGCACCGATTCCGAAGCTTCGGCCTCCCTGCAACGGGAACTCGAAGAGATCGGCGGCAAGCACCACGTGGTCAGGGCCGACCTGACCGACGCGGGCGAAATCGACCGGCTGTTCGAGGTCGTGCGCTCGCAGTACGGCACGCTGGACGTGGTCGTGAACAACGCCGGGGCGATCAGCCACATCCCCTACGCCGAGCTCCCGCTCGACGAGTGGCACCGGGTGCTCGCGACCAACCTGACCGCGGTGCACCTGGTGACCCAGCGGGCGATCGAACTGCTCGACGCCGGCGGTTCGGTGATCAGCATCGGCTCCAAGTCCATCGACGCCGGGATCCCGCTGCGCGCGCACTACACCGCGACCAAGGCCGCGCTGCAGGGTTTAAGCAGGTCGCTGGCCAAGGAGTTCGGCGGCCGCGGTGTCCGCTTCAACGTGCTCGCCCTCGGCGTGATCGCCACCGAGGCGATGGACGCGCTGCCCGAGGAAACCCGCGAAACCATGGTGCGGCGCTACTCCGAGAAGACCGCCCTGCGGCGGCTGGGCACCCCGGCCGAGGTCGCCGGTGCCGCGCTCTGGCTGGCCAGCGATCTCGCCCGGTACGTCACCGGTTCGGTGCTCAGCGTGGACGGGGGTATTTCCTGA
- a CDS encoding DUF1772 domain-containing protein, translating into MLGLLLPLVLLANGLAAGVLVGTQLGGWPLLRGLPPDRYVQAHAFFATRYDPFMPVCFVVTFAGDLALVFADDGPRRVAFGVAALLTVTAMVISLVKNVPVNKWLRTLDPDNLPADFARLDPRKHWGAWNRVRGTLSVLAFALNCAALGFLLSTRI; encoded by the coding sequence GTGCTCGGGTTGCTGCTTCCCTTGGTACTGCTGGCGAACGGCCTGGCGGCCGGGGTGCTCGTCGGCACGCAGCTCGGCGGCTGGCCGCTGCTGCGCGGTCTCCCGCCGGACCGGTACGTCCAGGCGCACGCCTTCTTCGCCACCCGCTACGACCCGTTCATGCCCGTGTGTTTCGTCGTCACCTTCGCCGGGGACCTGGCGCTGGTGTTCGCCGACGACGGGCCGCGCCGGGTGGCGTTCGGCGTCGCCGCGCTGCTGACCGTCACCGCCATGGTCATCTCGCTGGTGAAGAACGTGCCGGTGAACAAGTGGCTCCGCACCCTCGACCCGGACAACCTGCCCGCCGACTTCGCTCGGCTGGACCCTCGAAAGCATTGGGGCGCTTGGAATCGCGTCCGCGGCACGCTCTCCGTGCTCGCGTTCGCGCTGAACTGCGCCGCGCTCGGTTTCCTGCTGAGCACACGGATCTGA
- a CDS encoding SRPBCC family protein — protein MSGHVDNEILINAPLELVWERTNDIESWTELFSEYSAAEILSERDGTIVFRLALHPDENGKVWDWVSARTPDHETYTVRSQRVQTGPFKYMWIYWEYSETPDGTRMRWVQDFEMKPAAPIDDEGMRRRLDHNTGIQQKLIRDRLEQLAAVR, from the coding sequence ATGTCCGGTCACGTGGACAACGAGATCCTCATCAACGCCCCGCTGGAGCTGGTGTGGGAGCGCACCAACGACATCGAGTCCTGGACCGAGCTCTTCAGCGAGTACTCGGCCGCCGAGATCCTCTCCGAACGGGACGGCACCATCGTGTTCCGGCTGGCGCTGCACCCCGACGAGAACGGCAAGGTGTGGGACTGGGTCTCGGCGCGGACGCCGGATCACGAGACCTACACCGTCCGTTCGCAGCGGGTGCAGACCGGGCCGTTCAAGTACATGTGGATCTACTGGGAGTACAGCGAAACCCCGGACGGCACCCGGATGCGCTGGGTGCAGGACTTCGAGATGAAGCCCGCCGCGCCGATCGACGACGAGGGCATGCGGCGGCGGCTCGACCACAACACCGGCATCCAGCAGAAGCTGATCAGGGACCGGCTCGAACAGCTCGCCGCGGTCCGTTAG
- a CDS encoding acyl carrier protein translates to MNQLTIEDLREILRSSVGVDEGVDLDADIHDVEFAELGYDSLAILELAGQLQRRYGVTISDDVALDMRTPAEALRTINRQLERTAH, encoded by the coding sequence ATGAACCAGCTCACCATCGAAGACCTGCGCGAAATCCTGCGCAGCAGCGTCGGGGTCGACGAAGGAGTCGATCTGGACGCCGACATCCACGACGTCGAGTTCGCCGAACTCGGTTACGACTCACTGGCCATTTTGGAGCTGGCGGGTCAGCTCCAGCGCCGCTACGGGGTCACGATCTCCGACGACGTCGCCCTCGACATGCGCACTCCGGCCGAAGCCCTGCGCACCATCAACCGCCAGCTGGAAAGGACGGCCCACTGA
- a CDS encoding ketosynthase chain-length factor, translated as MTDSAGADRPVVTGIGVVAPTGIGTAEHWRATLDGRSGIGYIDRFDPASYPVRHAGRLRGFAAEDHLPGRLLVETDLWTQTGLVASHEALADAALDPATVPEFEMAVLTSSSSGGVEFGQREMASLWQNGPRISAYQSIAWFYAATTGQLAIRHGMRGACGVICAEQAGGLDTLGHARKFTAGDTKVVVAGGTDAPLCPYSLVAQLSNGRLSTEPDPRRAYLPFDEAASGYLPGEGGAILIVEGNRAHRERGAAHSYGEVAGYAAGMDPRPGSPRPPALARVIRAALADAGLGPGDVDVVFADAAGSPADDLLEARAITEVFGARAVPVTAPKTLVGRLYGGGAALDVATALLALRDGVIPHTAGTTRLAPGCDIDLVRSAPREAALTSALVLARGYGGFTSALVLRKTEPDGTNQGAHR; from the coding sequence ATGACCGATTCGGCTGGTGCCGATCGACCGGTCGTCACGGGGATCGGCGTGGTGGCACCGACCGGGATCGGGACGGCGGAGCATTGGCGGGCCACCCTCGACGGCCGCTCCGGCATCGGCTACATCGACCGCTTCGATCCCGCGAGTTATCCGGTCCGGCACGCGGGACGGCTCCGCGGGTTCGCCGCCGAGGATCACCTGCCGGGCCGGTTGCTGGTGGAAACCGACCTCTGGACGCAGACCGGGCTGGTGGCCAGCCACGAGGCGCTGGCCGACGCGGCGCTCGACCCGGCCACCGTCCCCGAGTTCGAGATGGCCGTGCTGACGTCCAGTTCGTCCGGCGGGGTCGAGTTCGGCCAGCGCGAGATGGCGAGCCTGTGGCAGAACGGCCCGCGGATCAGCGCCTACCAGTCCATCGCGTGGTTCTACGCGGCCACGACCGGGCAGCTCGCGATCCGGCACGGCATGCGGGGCGCCTGCGGGGTGATCTGCGCCGAACAGGCGGGCGGGCTCGACACCCTCGGCCATGCCAGGAAATTCACCGCCGGGGACACCAAAGTGGTGGTCGCGGGCGGTACCGACGCACCGTTGTGCCCGTACTCCCTGGTCGCCCAGCTGAGCAACGGCAGGCTGTCCACCGAGCCCGACCCGCGCCGCGCCTATCTGCCGTTCGACGAGGCGGCTTCGGGCTACCTGCCGGGTGAAGGCGGCGCGATCCTCATCGTCGAGGGCAACCGCGCCCACCGCGAACGCGGGGCCGCGCACTCCTACGGCGAGGTGGCGGGCTACGCGGCGGGAATGGACCCGCGACCGGGATCGCCGAGGCCGCCCGCGCTCGCCAGGGTGATCCGCGCCGCGCTCGCCGACGCCGGTCTCGGACCGGGCGACGTCGACGTCGTCTTCGCGGACGCGGCGGGCTCACCGGCCGACGATCTGCTGGAGGCGCGGGCGATCACCGAGGTGTTCGGCGCCCGCGCGGTCCCGGTCACCGCGCCGAAGACGCTGGTCGGGCGGCTCTACGGCGGCGGGGCCGCGCTGGACGTGGCGACCGCGCTGCTGGCGCTGCGCGACGGCGTCATCCCGCATACCGCCGGCACCACCCGGCTGGCTCCCGGCTGCGACATCGACCTGGTGCGCTCGGCCCCGAGGGAGGCGGCACTGACCAGCGCGCTGGTGCTCGCACGCGGCTACGGCGGCTTCACCTCGGCCCTCGTCCTCCGGAAGACCGAACCCGACGGAACCAACCAGGGAGCCCATCGATGA
- a CDS encoding DUF1772 domain-containing protein, which produces MPTWERWLAGTVTVTSGAIAGVLFAVALAVLPALFAMPPSQYVYSHQLIGKRWDPTMPVLVLGSTVLDVVLAFLVPDRAWLFGAGAIALTAVSVVSHFCNVPINRVVKRLDPAEIPDGWADPRPLWRRWHLVRTGIAVLAAGLNTAALA; this is translated from the coding sequence GTGCCGACGTGGGAACGCTGGCTGGCAGGCACGGTGACGGTGACCAGCGGCGCGATCGCCGGGGTGCTGTTCGCCGTCGCGCTCGCCGTGCTGCCCGCGCTGTTCGCGATGCCGCCATCCCAGTACGTCTACAGCCATCAGCTGATCGGCAAGCGGTGGGATCCGACGATGCCGGTGCTCGTGCTCGGGTCGACGGTGCTCGACGTCGTGCTCGCCTTTCTCGTACCGGACCGGGCCTGGCTCTTCGGGGCGGGCGCGATCGCCTTGACCGCGGTGTCGGTGGTCTCGCATTTCTGCAACGTGCCGATCAACCGGGTGGTCAAACGGCTCGACCCGGCGGAGATCCCCGACGGCTGGGCCGATCCGCGGCCGCTGTGGCGCCGCTGGCATCTGGTCCGCACCGGGATCGCCGTGCTCGCCGCCGGGCTGAACACGGCCGCGCTGGCCTGA
- a CDS encoding NAD(P)-dependent oxidoreductase, which translates to MTTRVAAIGLGEMGSGMVRALLAARYEVVVFNRTASRAEALRAAGAEVATTAAEAVKDASLVLVSLADEDAVTQVLLGDLAGALTARHTVLDTSTVSPRFSVQATAKLAESGVRRIESCVMGNPEMAREGRLRVFAAGEEPPGEDVSAVFDALGQQVSWLGETGRASTLKLAFNLLLGVQTAGLAEALEFAESAGIDRTLMLDVFSASGWYSPVLGFRARFMRERDYKPAAFRSVLMHKDLRLGCEDAAKRGVPMPVTVAAADRYGTVVDAGFGDDDAAVIAEGFHGDTPPSR; encoded by the coding sequence GTGACCACCAGGGTGGCCGCGATCGGCCTCGGGGAAATGGGTTCGGGGATGGTCCGCGCGCTCCTCGCCGCGCGGTACGAGGTCGTGGTCTTCAACCGCACCGCCTCCCGCGCCGAAGCGCTCCGCGCGGCCGGGGCAGAAGTCGCCACCACGGCGGCCGAAGCCGTCAAGGACGCGTCGCTGGTCCTGGTCAGCCTCGCCGACGAGGACGCCGTGACCCAGGTGCTGCTCGGCGATCTCGCCGGTGCGCTCACCGCCCGGCACACGGTGCTCGACACCTCCACGGTGTCCCCGCGATTTTCGGTACAGGCCACCGCGAAACTCGCCGAAAGCGGCGTGCGCCGGATCGAAAGCTGCGTCATGGGCAACCCGGAAATGGCGCGGGAGGGCCGGTTGCGGGTGTTCGCGGCCGGGGAGGAACCTCCCGGCGAAGACGTCTCCGCGGTGTTCGACGCGCTCGGCCAGCAGGTGAGCTGGCTCGGCGAGACCGGCCGCGCGAGCACCCTCAAACTCGCCTTCAACCTCCTTCTCGGCGTGCAGACGGCGGGACTGGCCGAAGCACTGGAGTTCGCCGAATCCGCCGGGATCGACCGCACGCTGATGCTGGACGTCTTCTCGGCCAGCGGCTGGTATTCGCCGGTCCTGGGGTTCCGCGCGCGCTTCATGCGGGAACGCGACTACAAGCCGGCGGCCTTCCGCAGCGTGCTGATGCACAAGGACCTCCGGCTCGGCTGCGAGGACGCGGCAAAGCGCGGAGTGCCCATGCCGGTCACCGTCGCGGCCGCGGACCGGTACGGCACGGTGGTCGACGCCGGCTTCGGCGACGACGACGCGGCCGTGATCGCCGAAGGATTCCACGGCGACACCCCGCCTTCGCGGTGA
- a CDS encoding SchA/CurD-like domain-containing protein has translation MPYAAICYRVKPGNEDRIAEIFAGFQRMSTPQAPAGNGDEGARLLGTAVFVQEDVVVRIVHYEGDFAAVGRHVGAQRGVHLIEEALAPYLVEQRETVTEEGFARYFADATMRCVSQLSVADHPNAR, from the coding sequence ATGCCTTACGCGGCCATCTGCTACCGGGTCAAACCGGGCAACGAGGACCGGATCGCGGAGATCTTCGCCGGGTTCCAGCGGATGTCGACGCCACAGGCGCCTGCCGGGAACGGTGACGAAGGCGCCCGTCTGCTCGGCACGGCGGTGTTCGTGCAGGAAGACGTCGTCGTGCGGATCGTGCACTACGAAGGTGACTTCGCCGCGGTGGGCAGGCATGTCGGCGCGCAACGCGGCGTGCACCTCATCGAGGAGGCGCTCGCGCCGTACCTCGTGGAACAGCGCGAGACCGTGACCGAAGAGGGCTTCGCCCGGTACTTCGCCGACGCGACCATGCGCTGTGTTTCCCAGCTTTCGGTCGCCGACCACCCGAACGCACGGTGA